tgtcatcccaagaatggctcctgagctcctgctgggtctgccctggcttcaactccatgaccctgccattagttggcgctctggcgctatttcccgctggggacccttgtgtcatgaccactgcctacagcctgttcctcagtccctgtcacctgaaccgttggaaccacgacccctgaagaggtgacgacgcagtccagtgccgtaccaaaactcctgtcacttgtgcctgtggtgccaccgggaccagaggagacgacgcactccagcgtcgttccactgtccctgacaattgagactttgatgccaccggctaccgaggatgagacactgtcctgtacccagtGCTCAGGTcctctggtgccgtgtcctgctgacttcgtGTCTTTGctctctggtacctgtgcctgtttactttactgtcctaaagaactctgtgactctggtgacctgcttatacttgtccctgccatgcCGGTGCtctggctgccgtgtaccctgccctccggtggggtgcaaggtccagtggatccaccccctgggcctacaagccttcccggccctgacagtatattagggcaggagcgccgtgtgggggctgatgatgggggtgggggtgtattagggcaggagcgctgtgtggggctgatgatggggtggtggtggtatattagggcaggagcgccctgtggaggctgatgatgggggatggtggtgtattagggcaggagcgctgtgtgggggctgatgatggggatggtgtattagggcaggagacacgtctctcacccatcggtcttaaccttgatacacctgaaggggacgccttagtaaatgatcttatctcgtccatcaaccaggtgttggatctctctcccccgcctcctcctgtagaggagtcggcgtctcagcaggagaaacactgacacgcgttaccccttcccatctgaagtcgttaagggttgggccccctgtcccaaagtggatcctccagtctccagattggcggctagatccgtggtgtcggttgcagatggctcatccctaaaggataccactgacagacagatagagctcctggtgaagtccatctatgaggccacgggcgcgtcttttgccccggcctttgcagccgtgtgggcactacaagctatctcggcttgtctgactgagattaatgctgtcacacgtaattctgctccgcaagttgcgtctttgacctctcaagcgtcagctttttcgtcctacgccatgaacgccgtcctggactctgctagccgtacggctgtagcatccgctaactctgtggcagtccgcagggccatgtggctgcgcgaatggaaggcagactcggcttccaagaggttcttaaccggtttgccgttttctggcgaccgtttgtttggcgaacgattggatgagattattaaggaatccaaaggaaaggattcctccttaccccaggccaaacctaagagacctcaacagagaaaaattcaatcgagatttcggtcctttcgtccctccgccaagtcccaatcctcttcgtccaacaggccggagaaaggtcagaggaactcctatgcgtggcgatccaagtctcgcccacaaaaggccgcaggacgcactgcctccaagactgcttcctcatgactctcggcctcccctggccgcttcctcggtcggtggcaggctctcccgctttggcgacgcctggtggccacatgttcaagaccgatgggtgagagacattctgtctcatggttacaggatagagttcagctctcgtcctgcggctcgtttcttcagaacctctccgccccccgctcaggccgacgcactttttcaggcagtagccgctctaaagatggaaggagtcgtgatccccgttccccttcaggaacgtggtcgcggattttactccaacttgttcgtggtgccaaaaaaggacgggtcattccgtcccgttctggacctcaagctactcaacagacgtgtgagaaccagacggttcctcatggaatctctccgctcggtcatcgcctcgatgtcacaaggagacttcctagcatcgatcgacatcaaggatgcttatctccatgtaccgatcgcacccgagcatcaacgtttcctgcgtttcgccatcggggacgaacacctccagttcgtggcattgcctttcggcttggcgacagccccacgggttttcacaaaagtcatggcatccgttgtggcggtcctgcattctcagggccactcggtgattccctacctggacgatctcctagtcagggccccgtctcgggtggcgtgtcaacaaagtctatctgtcgctctggcgactctccagcggttcgggtggatcatcaacttcccgaaatccacgttgacaccgacccaatcactgacgtaccttgggatggagtttcttacccagcaagcgttagtcaagcatccgagcgacaaacagctttctttgcaggcaggggtgcaatcccttcttcggagtcagtcacaccccttaaggcgcctcatgcacttcctggggaagatggtggcagctatagaggcagtcccgttcgcgcaattccatcttcggccactccaatgggacattctccgcaaatgggacaagagtacggcttccctcgacaggaacgtctctctttcccttgcaaccaagacgtcacttcagtggtggctccttcccaattctctgtcacagggaaaatccttcctacccccaacctgggctgtggtcaccacggacgtgagcctgtcaggttggggagcggtttttctccaccacagggctcagggaacctggactccgatagagtcatcccttcagatcaatattctggagataagggcagtgtatctagccctattggcttttcatcggtggctggagggcaggcagatccgtatccagtcggacaacgccactgccgtcgcatacatcaaccaccaaggcggcactcgcagtcgtcaagccttccaggaagtccgacggattctgcagtgggtggaagccacagcctccaccatctccgcagttcacatcccgggcgtagaaaactgggaagcagattttctcagtcgtcagggcatggaggcgggggaatggtctctacacccagacgtgtttcgggagatctgtcgccgctggggcacgccggacgtcgatctcatggcgtcacggcacaacaacaaagtcccggcattcatggcacggtctcaggatcacagagctctggcggcggacgcgttagttcaggattggtcgcagtttcgactgccttatgtgtttcctcctctggcgatgctgcccagagtactacgcaagattagatccgactgccgtcgcgccattctcgtcgctccagactggccgaggcggtcgtggtacccggatctgtggcatctcacggtgggtcaaccgtgggcgcttccagaccgcccagacatgctgtcacaaggcccgtttttccatctgaattctgtggccctcaacctgactgtgtggccattgagtcctggctcctagcgtcttcagggttatctcaggatgtcattgccaccataagacaggccaggaagcctacgtccgccaagatctattataggtcttggcaaatcttcctatcctggtgcgctactaacggtcttcctccatggccgtttgccttacccacttttctttcattccttcaatccggaatggacaagggtttgtcactcggctctctcaagggccaagtatcggcgctctccgtgttttttcaaaagcgtctagccaggcttccgcaggttcgcatgttcctgcagggagtttgccacatagtcccaccttacaagcgtccgctggaaccctgggatcttaacagggtgctaacggctcttcagaaaccacctttcgagccgctgcgggatgtctctctatcacatctttcgcagaaggtggccttcctagtggcagtcacatcacttcggagagtgtctgagctagcagcgctgtcatgcaaagcccccttcctggtgtttcaccaggataaggtggtcctgcgtccggtcccggaatttctccctaaggtggtatctccttttcatctcaatcaggatatctccttaccttcattttgccctaaaccaattcaccagtgtgaaaaggatttgcactctttggatctagtgagagcactccggctctacgtgtctcgcacggcgcccctgcgtcgttcagatgcgctctttgtccttgtcgctggccagcgtaagggtttgcaggcttccaagtcaaccttggctcggtggatcaaggaaccgattctcgaagcctacagctctgctgggcttccgcttccttcagggctgaaagcccattctaccagagccgtgggtgcgtcctgggctttgcggcaccgggctacggctcagcaggtgtgtcaggcagctacgtggtctagtctgcacactttaacgaaacactatcaagtgcatacctatgcttcggcagacgccagtctaggtaggcgagtccttcaggcggcggttgcccacctgtaagagggggccgtttttttcggctcttttttattgaggtattcttttacccacccagggactgctcttggacgtcccaattgtctgggtctcccaatggagcgacaaagaagaagggaattttgtttacttaccgtaaattccttttcttctagctcctattgggagacccagcacccgcccctgtacccttcgggctggttgttattttgtgtacacatgttgttcatgttgaattgttcttttggttcatggttttcagttctccgaacatccttcggattgcatttaccctagaccaatttataagttttctccttcctgcttttgcaccaaaactgaggagcccgtgatccacgggagggtgtataggcagaggggaggggttacacttttttaaaagtgtaatactttgtgtggcttccggaggcagaagctatacaccggaGGGACACACGTGACCAGAGGCGGCCTGTCAGAAGCTTTTCAGCAGACTCTATCTGGCTTCTGGTGTAAAGATGGTGTGGTGTTTGGGGATCAGGATATCCCGGGGGTCGGCTCCTGCGGGGAGGATGAAGGGGTCCCTGCTCTGCGGGGTGGCTCGGCTGATGGGACTAATGTCTTTTTTTTTGTTCCTTCCAGTTTGCGGCGCAATGACTACACGGTTCAGGTGAATGTAAACGACTACCTTGACATTTACTGCCCACATTATAACGATACGATGGCGGATCACCGGATGGAGCAGTATATCCTGTACATGGTGAATTATGAGGGCTACCACTCCTGCAACACCAGCCATGGCTTCAAGCGCTGGGAATGTAACCGGCCGCACTCCCCACACAGCCCCATCAAGTTCTCGGAGAAGTTTCAGCGGTACAGCGCCTTTTCTCTGGGGTACGAGTTCCACGCGGGACACAACTACTACTACATCTGTGAGTACCGGAGGGTAGAGCTGCATTGGGGCCATCAAGTACATTCAGCAAGCGCGCTGGAGATCTCAGTGTCCCAGGAACAGAACCAAGGCGTTACATTTTAGCCCAGTGGTGAGCCGCCTGCAGCCTCCGACAGGGGAGCGTCTTACCTTGCGTTTGTTAGATGGAGGACGTGTCATCTGACTCTGGGTTTGTGCACCATGTATTGCATGCCTGCACTGTCCTGTAATACGGATGCCTGTATACAGCGGTGTAATAAGACTGGTGCATATCTCACCCTAGTGGTCAAAATATAGAATTGCACATGTGATCAGTGCAGTGGATGTTGCTCACTGACACAGGAGGAGCCGCTGCCTCTGAGTCTGCGAGTGATCACTGCCATCCATCTACCCCAGAGCGAAGGCTCACAACGGATTGTGGGATCTGTCCGGCTGATGTATGGGCTCCTCGCACCCCAAATTCTGCCGGATGTAAGGGGGATGGCCTCACTCCCAAGTCACATGTGAGGGGGCACTAATCACAGCAGGCAGGTGGAGGCTCCCGCTGCAGTCATCTGTCGTCCGGTGGATGGACATCCCCGGTCCCCTTACAGGATCCCTCCTGCTGATACTCAGTTGAACCCTTCAGTTGTTCCTCCTGGTATTTTAGTCTTAATTTTTACATTTCACCCAttcttattgttttttgtttttttttctttttccagcaaCACCAACCCACAACCACCGACACTCGTGCCTGAAGATGAAAGTGTCCGTGTGCTGCGCAACCAGTAAGTGTTTAAAACCTGGGACCTGGGGGGATGGTGGTTGCTTGCTGTTGTCAGGACTATGTCAGGCGCGTGGTAATGGTGTCGTCCTTCCCCCGCAGCGGCTCATTCTGGAGAGAAGCACGCTCCCACCCTGCCCCAATTTACGATAGGACCAGAGGTGAAGATTGAAGACCTAAGTGATTCtgctcaccagggctgtggagttggagtcgtggagtcggagctaattttgatggagtcggagccggagtcggagctaaTTTTGATGGAGCCGAAGTCGCAGCTCATTTtgatggagtcggagtcggtataaaatgaaccggctccgactcctagaatatataataaattgggcacagtagtgcaatgcagaatgtgttgaatattttttcataggaatttgggaaagttatgaaatgtcctataaatggctgttctgttcctgatctaaggctacattcacacacagcgtttttgctgcgttttttgaggatacatttgtcagctgcaaaagcagatcagctttttaaaaaaaactgcatcacctgaaaggtttttgagctcataaaaaagcattagaaaaaggccacacaagctgactgctcattctttgtgaggatcctcacaaaacgctgtgtctgaatgtcctatcttgtcacccattgcctttgctggatgcccagagtcattgcatttcactgaattattttgccatcaatattcGATATTTGTAAAGAAGAaataaattgttagcaagacactggcagtaacagatagtaaagctcatcacagcagccagcttctccaggccttagtggaaaaagttctgcaagattaccaactcaaaaaagaacaggttcttgctattgtaaaggacaatgcttcaaacttgataagtacaattaaactgatgaatgagagtaatgaacaacggctaaaagaaaatttaggatttagtatgtgtgagatggagccacagcgctgctcatgtaacggaggaacaaacagatattacaacagaacagcaaaatgatactttaggattagatgatcttgttgaagctgcttcaaaacactttcctattcatcacatgcgctgtgttgtgcacacgctgcagctggcaatgaaAGAGTCTGCAAGaccgggaccccggtttcacacatccggcttttcaccggtttggcggatgcggcgcactccagtacagtgtatacagtacagtggcagcgcgacaaacgccggtcacatgctgtcatgtgacccggaagttgtggtgttgccactgtactgtatcgtactatactggcgtgcgtcgcatccgccaaactggtgaaaagccggatgtgtgaaactgggcggacatgctggaaatctatttggaaaagtgaggaagttggttattgccgccagaacccctaaaattgattccatcttgaagaaatgtgctgggaaaggggcaattgttgatcaagccactcggtgacgcagcacttatttaatgactgagcgattgcttgaactaaaatcatttcttatagatatggtaaaccctcaagtaaccttaaatgaaggtcattggacacaggtggctaaattgaaggaattgcttaatcacccatttaccgtgactaaaaaattacaagctgaggatttaactcctggcattttcatatgggagtggaagaacttgctattttgcctgtcccaaagaggaggtttaatcgcagatggcatttctgcttcaatgaaacggagagatacacagctattggaaaataaaattcttctgacagctgtttatgtggacccaagtcttcgtatactgcttgatgatcaacagcttactaaaggaaaagaagctttgagtgaggtagcagttaggatgagcggctacaggactgccaggcgcaagaggacttgggtcctgacagtgctactgctgccatatcttcaacctcatcagatgaggagtttaactttgagaagtatttggatgacatgaagcagcaaagtgttgccgcaaggaaaaagatttccctccgtctcctatagcagcagattggccagatttcagtaaaatgtttcacttgctctcaaagaaatagaaaaattcaaccgttcatcaaaactgactgtgcatgaggcaattcctttatacccggaaattgttagagatgttgcccatgtggttattgctttgcctccaacccaagttactgtagagaggatgTTCTCTAGCCTTAATATTAGGTCAGatcaggtcatctgcgaaggaggatctgatggaggcaattctatttcttacaacaaattcatagactacacaaatgttatttactatgtttttgtcgaaaactgttttttgccacctacatagtgatatatatatacatatatatatatatacatatatatatatatatatatatacatatatatatatatacatatatatatatatacatatatatatatatatacatatatatatatatatatatatatatatatatatatattatatatatatatagataatgcactatgtaagtggcaaaaaacatttttcatcaaaaacatactaaatatttAGCATAATgctcatatttaagtgaaaaatatattgtagtataatgtgaacatcagacatttaatcatttttattagtgatgagcgagcatgcttgtcactactcggtactcgcacgagtatcactgtactcgggctgctcggcggggaccgagtaatctcgcgatactcgtgctttactcgtggtcttcatttctgcatgttggcgctcttttgagagccagccctcatgcagggattggctggcagaccactgcaatgccacagccctgttagttgtggaattgcagtgattggccggcctgcacagcgtcaccgagcctttatataggccggcgcgctgtgctctgctcacagctattctgacagtgagtgtagggagagtgtcgctgattcagggaaagctttgcggccctttatagctttttcagttgcagggctgcaaacagtgtgaccaaaagtccttctcaggactattctagttgtatacaggcaggcagggtatagccaggtcggcgtacagtagcagagtccttctcaggactattgttgctatatacaggcagggtatagccaggtctgaatacaggctagtgaccaaaagagtccttgtcaggactattgtagcagtatacaggcaggcaggcaggcagggtagtggtgaccgtataccagccttcatatctggggctggtgtacacagtgtaaaacagtccagatagtgtctgacttgtctgtactgtaattgtcgctccccaaaaaaacctgttaggttattattgcgtccgtgcttggtttttaaaaccgcacgtgtgtgcctgttggtggcagcgtacaggtgcactggtgtgcgtttttaccaaactattatataacgcacaagtgtagtgtataatacacgtcagtcagcagtggctgatagtgtcagagttcttaatttttgctcctaaaacctgtgttaggttattattgcgtccgtgcttggtttttaaaaccgcacgtgtgtgcctgttggtggcagcgtacaggtgcactggtgtgcgtttttaccaaactattatataacgcacaagtgtagtgtataatacacgtcagtcagcagtggctgatagtgtcagagttcttaatttttgctcctaaaacctgtgttaggttattattgcgtccgtgcttggtttttaaaaccgcacgtgtgtgcctgttggtggcagcgtacaggtgcactggtgtgcgtttttaccaaactattatataacgcacaagtgtagtgtataatacacgtcagtcagcagtggctgatagtgtcagagttcttaatttttgctcctaaaacctgtgttaggttcttagtgcgtccgtgcttgcatttaaaaaccgcacgtgtgtgcctgtcggtggcagcgtacaggtgcacttgtgtgcaatttccagaaactttgatataacgcacaagtagtgaatatacacgtcagcagtgcacagcattgcaaaatgcgcaagggcattggcaaggaacaaggaagtggacgtgatggtggtgcaggcagaggccgaggtcgtgggcaagctctaatttcgccacaacaaagggccacatctagtcgctcgcacgtcctgtcccaaattcttggggaccgcagcagtacaccgctcttgaaccaagaccagtgtcaacaggttgttagttggatagcggataatgcttccagtcagattggcaccaccacaaacactctgtcttccacacggtcaagtgtcagtagccgtgatactgcaccgcacatttctgaacctgatcctccttcctaccaccaggctgagtacacgtcctcctcggacattaatgatcccacacttggacactcggaagagctgttcacgtttccattcacacattctggcctctcgccagctcatattgaagtgggtcatgaggagatcgtctgtacagatggccaaatatttgagcagccacgttctcacgaagttggcaacgtgtctcaacaagtggtggacgatgatgagacacaattgtcagcaagtcaggaggaggagcagggtgcggaagaggaagacgacgtggtggatgatccagtaactgacccaacctggcaggaggatatgcagagcgaggacagcagtgcacagggggagggaggcgtagcatcacaacaggcagtaagaagcagggtggtggccccaggcagaagtcaggcaaccgttccccggaacaacacgacgacacaaggtgcctgtacaaatgttaggtcttcacgagtctggcagttttttaagttggatccagatgattcaaaaaaggccatttgcaacacctgccgtgccagcatcagcaggggtaccaaaactagcagcctgaccaccaccagcatgatcaggcacatgtcagccaagcacccgactttgtgggaagtacaacagagtcgaggagcagtgcttgctgatgtcactgctacgtcttcgctggttgtgcatgcgagccaatcctctgtccatgctgcctgcgaacaagcctcctccagtcctgcacctgcagttgcctacgcagaaagaacaccatcatcaagcacgtccttgtcccagcgcagcgttcagttatccattcagcaaacctttgaacgcaggcgcaaatacactgccaacaccccacatgccacagttctaaatgctaacatttcgcgactgcttgcgctggaaatgttgccttttaggctggtggagacagaagcattccgtgacctgatggcggcagctgtcccatgttactcggtccccagccgccactatttctcccggtgtgccgtccccgcgttgcataaccaaccacgtgtcacaaaacatcacacgtgccctgaacaacgctgtttcacccaaggtccacctaaccacagacacgtggacaagtgcttgtgggcaaggccgctacatctcgttgacggcacactgggttaatattgtggaagctgggacccagtctgagcgagggacggaacacgtccttcccacaccaaggtttgcaggccctacctcagtcagtgtttcacccacactctacagctccggaatgtcatgctcttcagcctcctcctcctcctgcgcatcctcatccactgtgccctccacaccagtcacaagctggaagcactgcagcactgcctcggcgaagcggcaacaggctgtgctgaagctaatctgcataggtgacaaaccccacaatgcagaagagctgtggacagctctgaaacagcaggcagatcactggctcacacctctgaacctaaagccaggaaaggtcgtttgtgacaatggccggaacctggtggcggctttgaggcgaggccagctgacacatgttccatgcgtggcccatgtgctcaacctcgtggttcagcggtttataaagtcatacccagagctgtctgatctgctggtaaaagttcgccgcctgtctgcacattttcgaaagtcacctactgcttcagccggccttgccggctttcagcgccgtttgcatcttccggctcacagactggtgtgtgatgtccccacgcgttggaattcaactctgcacatgttggtcaggatatgtgagcagaagagggcagttgttgagtacctgcatcacctaagccgtcgggaaatgggtcaaactccacacataacacct
The sequence above is a segment of the Anomaloglossus baeobatrachus isolate aAnoBae1 unplaced genomic scaffold, aAnoBae1.hap1 Scaffold_254, whole genome shotgun sequence genome. Coding sequences within it:
- the LOC142262948 gene encoding ephrin-A3-like, with the protein product MVCLRRNDYTVQVNVNDYLDIYCPHYNDTMADHRMEQYILYMVNYEGYHSCNTSHGFKRWECNRPHSPHSPIKFSEKFQRYSAFSLGYEFHAGHNYYYISTPTHNHRHSCLKMKVSVCCATTAHSGEKHAPTLPQFTIGPEVKIEDLSNFNPEIPKLEKSISGTSPKREHLHLTVAVSLLLMTLLAF